The Mycolicibacterium parafortuitum nucleotide sequence TGTGTCGCCGGGCCCGCCGGCTTCAGCCCTCGACAGCAGCAGGTCCAGCGCCGCGCCGAACGGCGGCGAGTAGGAGGTCTCCTCGACGCAGCCCCCGCCGTCGAGACCGCCGACCAGACCCGACACCGTGGATCCCGAGACCCACGGTGCGCCCGAGAATCCCGCGACCACCCCGTCGCAGTGCAGTTCAGGGAATCCCTCGCGCGCACCGGCTGTCGCGGCCGCGCATGCGACGGGCCCGCCCCCGACACCGGCCGGGTAGCCCGTCACCGTGAACTCACGTCCCGGCCCTGGCGCGGTACCCAGCCGGAACCCGCTGCCGACGACGGTGTCCAGCCGCGCTCCGTCGTCGCGGCTGACCCGCACGACCGCGAAGTCGGCCGCGGGATCCTGGTCGGTGACCCAGCGCGGGTCCAGGTACACGGCGTCGACGCGCCATCTGCCGGCGTCGCCGGCGTCCTCCTCCTCGGTGTAGCCGGGGACGAACGTGGTGTCCACGCCCTCGGCGACACAGTGCGCGGCGGTCAGGATCACATCCGCCGACGCCGCCAGCACCGCGCCGGTGCACACGTGCACGTCGTCGCCGATGAACAGGGCCCCGATGCGGGGATCGGGGCGGGCAGCCTGCGCCGTCGGCGGCGCAGGCGACGGTACCGCCGGTGGCGCCTCGGGACCGGCGCAACCGGCGAGCACGGTCAGCAGCGTGGCGCCGGCGATCAGCCGCAGTGCGGCGCGGAGGGCTCGTCGCATGTATCCATCGTGCCCGCGGCCTGTTTCCGCACGGTTGCGGCGGGGAATGCCGAACCACTGCGGAAATTCACGTCTGCGTGCGGGCGTTCGAACACATGGGTGACACCACACGCCATCCAGCGGCGGCCACGTCAGGGGCGTGCGGGACACTTGTGGTTCGCGGCCCCGGTCGAGCACCAGATCTGGGACGCGTCGAGGCGAGGAGACGAAAGATGGCAGACGAGGTTCACGATCCCGGTCAGCAGTATCAGCCGGAGCAGACCGGCATGTACGAGCTCGAGTTCCCCGGCCCGCAGCTGTCCGCCCCCGACGGCCGCGGCCCGGTCCTGATCCATGCCCTGGAGGGCTTCTCGGACGCCGGCCACGCCATCCGGCTGGCCAGCCAGCACCTGAAGAACACCCTCGACACCGAGCTGGTGGCGTCATTCGCCATCGACGAGCTGCTCGACTACCGGTCACGGCGTCCGTTGATGACGTTCAAGACCGACCACTTCACCCACTATGACGAGCCCGAACTGAAGTTGTACGCGCTGCGCGACACCGTCGGCACCCCGTTCCTGCTGCTGTCGGGCCTGGAGCCGGACCTGCGGTGGGAGCGTTTCATCACCGCGGTGCGGCTGCTCGCCGAGCGGCTCGGGGTGCGCCGGGTCATCGGTCTCGGGTCGATCCCGATGGCGGTGCCCCACACCAGGCCGATGACCCTGACCGCGCATTCGAACGACAAGGAGCTCATCGCCGAGCACCAGCCGTGGATCAGCGAGGTGCAGGTGCCCGGCAGCGCGTCGAATCTGCTGGAGTTCCGGATGGCGCAGCACGGCTACGAGGTGGTCGGTTTCACCGTGCACGTGCCGCACTACCTGGCGCAGACCGACTATCCGACCGCCGCCGAGACACTGCTCGTCGAGGTCGCCAGAAACGCTTCGCTGGAAATCCCGACCACCGACCTGACCACGGCGGCCGCTGCGGTGTTCGACAAGATCAACGAGCAGGTCGGCGCCAGTCCCGAGGTCGCTCAAGTGGTGGAGGCGTTGGAGCGACAGTACGATGCCTACGTTGCCGCACAGGAGAATCGATCTCTGCTCGCGCGCGACGAGGATCTGCCCAGCGGAGAGGAGCTCGGTGCCGAATTCGAGCGATTCCTCGCCCAGCAGGCCGGCGAGAAGAAGCGCAAGGACGGAGACGACAGCCCGCGCGACGGCGTCTGACGTCCTGCGGCACAGCGCCGGCCCGACGACGAGGCTGGCGTACATGACGAGTAGCCCGGGGCGTACGCGGTGAGCGAACGCAAACCCAACCTGCAGCCGGTGCGCGATCTCACCCCGACGCTGCAGTACCGCACCATCCACGGATACCGGCGCGCGTTCCGGATCGCCGGGTCCGGCCCGGCGATTCTGCTCATCCACGGCATCGGCGACAACTCCACGACGTGGAGCAGCGTGCAGACGCAACTGGCCCAACGGTTCACCGTGATCGCCCCCGACCTTCTCGGCCACGGCAAGTCCGACAAGCCTCGTGCCGACTATTCGGTGGCCGCGTACGCGAACGGCATGCGGGATCTGCTCAGCGTGCTGGGCATCGACAGCGTGACCGTGGTCGGCCATTCCCTCGGCGGCGGCGTCGCGATGCAGTTCGCCTACCAGTTCCCGCAGCTCGTGGAACGGCTGATCCTGGTCGGTGCCGGAGGTGTCACAAAAGACGTCAACATCGCGCTGCGGGTGGCGTCGTTGCCGCTGGGCAGTGAGGCGCTGGCGGTGTTGCGCCTGCCGATGGTGCTGCCCGCGCTGCGGCTGCTCGGACGGCTCGGCGCGCCGGTGCTGGGCTCGACGGGCGTCAGCCGCGACATCCCCGACATGCTGCGCATCCTTGCCGACCTGCCCGAGCCGACGGCGTCGTCGGCGTTCGCCCGCACCCTGCGCGCGGTGGTGGACTGGCGCGGCCAGGTGGTGACGATGCTGGACCGGTGTTATCTCACCCAGTCGGTGCCGGTGCAATTGATCTGGGGCAGCCACGATTCGGTGATCCCGATGAGCCACGCGGAGATGGCGCACGCCGCGATGCCCGGATCCCAGCTGGAGATCTTCGAGGGTTCGGGCCATTTCCCGTTCCACGACGACCCGGACCGGTTCGTCGAGCTCGTCGAGAAGTTCATCGATTCCACCGAGCCCGCCGTCTACGACCAGGACTTCCTGCGCGACCTGCTACGCACCGGCATCAGCGAGAACACGATCACCGGCGACGTCGACACCCGGGTCGCGGTGCTGGACGCGATGGGCTCGGACGAACGCAGCGCAACCTGACCAGGACGAACGTCCGGCCACGTAGCATCTGGCGCATGGCCATCGATGTGACGGTGCTTCGCGTATTCACTGACCAGGACGGCACATTCGGCAACCCGCTGGGCGTGGTGGACTCCGCCGCCGTCGACCCGCGGGATCGGCAGCGCATCGCCACCGAGCTCGGCTACAGCGAAACCATCTTCATCACTTTGCCTCCGGAGGGCACGCACAGCGCGCAGGCGCACATCCACACCCCGACCACGGAACTTCCGTTCGCCGGGCATCCGACGGTCGGGGCGGCATGGTGGCTCAGGGACCGCGGGATGCCGGTCAAGACGCTGCAGGTGCCCGCCGGAATCGTGCAGGTCACCTACCGCGGCGACGTGACCTCGGTCAGCGCCCGCGCCGATTGGGCACCCGCCTTCTCGATCCATGACGTAGCCACCGTCGATGAGCTCGCCGCTGCCGACCCCGACGACTATGACGACGACGGGGCCGAGCATTACCTGTGGACCTGGCTCGACAAGGAGGCCGGCACGATCCGGTCCCGGATGTTCGCACCGAGCCTGGGAATCCGTGAGGACGAGGCGACCGGGGCGGCCGCGGTACGCATCACCGAATACCTCAGTCAGGACCTGACCATCGTGCAGGGAAAGGGTTCGGTCATCGAGACGACCTGGACCCCGGAGGGTTGGGTGCAGGTCGCGGGCCGCGTGGTCGACGACGGCGTGCGGCAGATCGACTGACCCGCTCAGTTCGGGGCGGATACCTCGCGGTGCGCGCGCAGCGCCTGGATCTCGCGCTCGAAGTCCTCGGCCGAGGAGAACGAGCGGTACACCGACGCGAATCGTAGGTAGGCGACCTCGTCGAGATCGCGCAGCGGCCCGAGGATGGCCAGTCCCACTTCATGGGCGGGCACTTCCGGGGATCCGGTGGCCCGCACCGCATCCTCGACCTGCTGGGCGAGCAGATTGAGCGCGTCGTCGTCGACCTGGCGCCCCTGGCATGCGCGCCGGACCCCGCGGATCACCTTCTCGCGGCTGAACGGTTCGGTTACGCCGCTGCGTTTGACCACCGCGAGTACCGCGGTCTCCACCGTGGTGAACC carries:
- a CDS encoding trypsin-like serine peptidase yields the protein MRRALRAALRLIAGATLLTVLAGCAGPEAPPAVPSPAPPTAQAARPDPRIGALFIGDDVHVCTGAVLAASADVILTAAHCVAEGVDTTFVPGYTEEEDAGDAGRWRVDAVYLDPRWVTDQDPAADFAVVRVSRDDGARLDTVVGSGFRLGTAPGPGREFTVTGYPAGVGGGPVACAAATAGAREGFPELHCDGVVAGFSGAPWVSGSTVSGLVGGLDGGGCVEETSYSPPFGAALDLLLSRAEAGGPGDTPPDSFDDGCN
- a CDS encoding proteasome assembly chaperone family protein yields the protein MADEVHDPGQQYQPEQTGMYELEFPGPQLSAPDGRGPVLIHALEGFSDAGHAIRLASQHLKNTLDTELVASFAIDELLDYRSRRPLMTFKTDHFTHYDEPELKLYALRDTVGTPFLLLSGLEPDLRWERFITAVRLLAERLGVRRVIGLGSIPMAVPHTRPMTLTAHSNDKELIAEHQPWISEVQVPGSASNLLEFRMAQHGYEVVGFTVHVPHYLAQTDYPTAAETLLVEVARNASLEIPTTDLTTAAAAVFDKINEQVGASPEVAQVVEALERQYDAYVAAQENRSLLARDEDLPSGEELGAEFERFLAQQAGEKKRKDGDDSPRDGV
- a CDS encoding alpha/beta fold hydrolase, encoding MSERKPNLQPVRDLTPTLQYRTIHGYRRAFRIAGSGPAILLIHGIGDNSTTWSSVQTQLAQRFTVIAPDLLGHGKSDKPRADYSVAAYANGMRDLLSVLGIDSVTVVGHSLGGGVAMQFAYQFPQLVERLILVGAGGVTKDVNIALRVASLPLGSEALAVLRLPMVLPALRLLGRLGAPVLGSTGVSRDIPDMLRILADLPEPTASSAFARTLRAVVDWRGQVVTMLDRCYLTQSVPVQLIWGSHDSVIPMSHAEMAHAAMPGSQLEIFEGSGHFPFHDDPDRFVELVEKFIDSTEPAVYDQDFLRDLLRTGISENTITGDVDTRVAVLDAMGSDERSAT
- a CDS encoding PhzF family phenazine biosynthesis protein; amino-acid sequence: MAIDVTVLRVFTDQDGTFGNPLGVVDSAAVDPRDRQRIATELGYSETIFITLPPEGTHSAQAHIHTPTTELPFAGHPTVGAAWWLRDRGMPVKTLQVPAGIVQVTYRGDVTSVSARADWAPAFSIHDVATVDELAAADPDDYDDDGAEHYLWTWLDKEAGTIRSRMFAPSLGIREDEATGAAAVRITEYLSQDLTIVQGKGSVIETTWTPEGWVQVAGRVVDDGVRQID
- the nrdR gene encoding transcriptional regulator NrdR, whose product is MHCPFCRHPDSRVVDSRETDEGQAIRRRRSCPECGRRFTTVETAVLAVVKRSGVTEPFSREKVIRGVRRACQGRQVDDDALNLLAQQVEDAVRATGSPEVPAHEVGLAILGPLRDLDEVAYLRFASVYRSFSSAEDFEREIQALRAHREVSAPN